A stretch of the Vanacampus margaritifer isolate UIUO_Vmar chromosome 6, RoL_Vmar_1.0, whole genome shotgun sequence genome encodes the following:
- the tsg101a gene encoding tumor susceptibility 101a, protein MAVVNEGALKKMLKQYKYRDLTVREITNVISHYKDLKPVMDGYVFNDGSTRDLMSLTGTVPVSYRGNVYNIPVCLWLLDTYPFNPPICFVKPTSNMMIKTGKHIDANGKIYLPYLHEWKHPHSDLYGLIQVMIVVFGEEPPVFSRPTTQAPYQAFQAAGPPNPSYVPGMAAVSPYGPSPNAGGYPGYQYPGGNSYPATSGPTHYPTPTPVSTVGANRDGTIGEDTIRASLISAVSDKLRWRMKEEMDRAQAELDALKRTEEDLKKGHQKLEDMISRLDQEVADVDRNIELLKRKDEELTEALEKMENQSENNDIDDIIVPTAPLYKQILNLYAEENAIEDTIFYLGEALRRGVIDLEVFLKHVRLLSRKQFQLRALMQKARKTAGLSDLY, encoded by the exons ATGGCAGTGGTCAACGAAGGCGCCctgaagaaaatgttaaag CAATACAAATACAGGGACCTGACTGTTCGTGAAATCACCAATGTCATCTCTCATTACAAAGACTTGAAGCCCGTAATGGATGGCTATG TGTTCAACGATGGCTCTACAAGGGACCTGATGAGTTTAACAGGAACAGTCCCTGTAAGCTATAGAG GCAACGTCTACAACATCCCAGTGTGTCTTTGGTTGCTGGACACGTATCCCTTCAACCCAcccatttgttttgttaaaccCACCAGCAACATGATGATCAAAACTGGTAAACATATTGATGCCAATGGAAAAATATACCTACCCTATCTACACGAGTGGAAGCAT CCACACTCAGACCTGTATGGTCTCATTCAGGTGATGATCGTGGTGTTTGGAGAGGAGCCTCCAGTGTTTTCTCGCCCTACCACACAAGCGCCTTACCAAGCTTTCCAAGCTGCTGGACCTCCTAATC CTTCTTATGTACCTGGTATGGCTGCAGTTTCACCTTATGGCCCAAGTCCTAATGCAGG CGGATACCCAGGTTACCAGTACCCAGGGGGCAACTCTTACCCAGCTACTTCTGGTCCCACTCACTACCCAACGCCAACACCTGTGTCCACAGTGG GCGCCAACAGAGATGGCACCATTGGCGAAGACACCATCCGTGCGTCGTTGATCTCAGCTGTGAGTGACAAGCTTCGCTGGAGGATGAAGGAGGAAATGGACCGGGCTCAGGCCGAGTTGGATGCCCTCAAGCGAACAGAAGAAGACCTCAAGAAAGGACATCAGAAACTGGAGGACATGATCTCCAGATTGGACCAGGAAGTg GCCGACGTCGATAGGAACATCGAGTTGCTGAAGCGCAAGGACGAGGAGCTGACGGAGGCCCTGGAGAAGATGGAGAACCAGTCGGAGAACAACGACATCGATGACATCATTGTGCCAACGGCCCCCCTGTACAAACAGATCTTGAACCTGTACGCAGAGGAAAACGCCATCGAGGACACTATCTTCTACCTGGGAGAGGCCCTCCGAAGGGGGGTCATAGACCTGGAGGTTTTTCTCAAG CACGTCCGCCTTCTCTCCAGAAAGCAGTTCCAGCTCCGCGCCCTCATGCAGAAAGCACGCAAGACCGCCGGCCTCAGTGACCTCTACTGA
- the ldha gene encoding L-lactate dehydrogenase A chain yields the protein MATKDKLISQVLKEEPGSSRNKVTVVGVGMVGMATAMSVLLKDLCDELALVDVMEDKLKGEALDLQHGSFFLKTHKIVGDKDYSVTAGSRVVVVTAGARQQEGESRLNLVQRNVNIFKFIIPNIVKYSPNCILMVVSNPVDILTYVAWKLSGFPRHRVIGSGTNLDTARFRHLMGEKLSLHPSSCHGWIIGEHGDSSVPVWSGVNVAGVNLQGLNPKMGAEGDSEDWKAVHKMVVDGAYEVIRLKGYTSWAIGMSVADLVASITKNMHRVHPVSTLVKGMYGVKEDVFLSVPCVLGNTGLSDIINMTLKPEEQQQLVKSAETLWAVQKELTL from the exons ATGGCCACCAAAGACAAACTGATCAGCCAAGTGCTGAAGGAGGAGCCTGGGAGCAGCAGGAACAAGGTGACGGTGGTGGGCGTCGGCATGGTGGGCATGGCCACCGCCATGAGTGTCCTACTGAAG GATCTGTGTGACGAGCTGGCGCTGGTGGACGTGATGGAGGACAAACTGAAAGGCGAAGCATTGGACCTGCAACACGGCTCCTTCTTCCTGAAGACGCACAAGATTGTGGGAGACAAAG ATTACAGCGTGACAGCCGGCTCCAGGGTGGTTGTGGTGACTGCCGGCGCACGTCAGCAAGAAGGAGAGAGTCGCCTGAATCTGGTGCAGCGCAACGTCAACATCTTCAAGTTCATCATCCCCAACATTGTCAAGTACAGCCCCAACTGCATCCTGATGGTTGTCTCAAACCCAG TGGACATCTTGACTTATGTTGCTTGGAAGCTGAGCGGTTTCCCGCGTCATCGCGTCATCGGCTCCGGCACCAACCTGGACACGGCCCGCTTTCGCCACCTGATGGGAGAGAAACTGTCCCTCCACCCTTCCAGCTGCCACGGCTGGATCATCGGCGAGCACGGGGACTCCAGCG TGCCCGTGTGGAGTGGCGTGAACGTGGCCGGCGTCAATCTTCAGGGCCTCAACCCTAAGATGGGGGCTGAAGGCGATAGCGAAGACTGGAAGGCGGTGCACAAAATGGTGGTTGATGG AGCGTATGAGGTGATCCGGCTGAAGGGTTATACTTCATGGGCCATCGGGATGTCTGTGGCTGACCTGGTGGCGAGCATCACCAAGAACATGCACAGAGTCCACCCCGTGTCCACACTCGTCAAG GGTATGTACGGCGTGAAAGAGGACGTTTTCCTGAGCGTCCCCTGCGTCCTGGGCAACACCGGCCTGTCGGACATCATCAACATGACCCTGAAGCCtgaggagcagcagcagctggtGAAGAGCGCCGAGACGCTGTGGGCCGTCCAGAAGGAGCTCACTCTGTGA